One region of Oncorhynchus keta strain PuntledgeMale-10-30-2019 chromosome 24, Oket_V2, whole genome shotgun sequence genomic DNA includes:
- the LOC118402715 gene encoding chromobox protein homolog 2-like yields MEGVTVGHVFDAECILNKRPRKGKFEYLVKWRGWSSKHNSWEPEENILDPRLLAAFHKRAQERELLFRKRGKRPRGRPRKILEPEPTETKSDRSSSSSSGLSSSPSSSSSEEEEEEEEDHRKKAKPGPRLRNLYPVPQKRPQIVVAKNEPARKKRGRKPLLPELRALRQAKTRPPLPPPSPSRHQQVLRPPREPFKEEPRGGVKKPLQPASFTYTGLSSSRGSREEVAHQVAAGGAFYQAGASKPGQLNSIWSGRSMSTNTPTPSSPSSSSSLSRPPPPYSKGWSDLKRSLSVSDASSSNGRAEGFKVASSLKLGMSTSTLCLHSSKTSSGCGGSSTACSPAQHFPAGQRRQQEGPGGQAGMVVQQQGAKPPSSTPPSARDRISQALSLRALNLQSVKRIAPGNGPQGNGTSSTTGVAVSRLSLRSSVKETHTSSGLNQGLVSGGLGGGALHSGSVPPARVERVERGKDTGAETEREMDNKGPGGVGRGNGRVEKGGSVQAQGGVSTARRGRANGGRQEDRKSGQSLTVNERNSRTLNELSTGDSDDTSSSESEECDSPYPDNNNNRARLVSMEMETETDWRPARSLLEHVFVTDVTANFVTVTVKESPTSVGFFNVRNH; encoded by the exons ATGGAGGGGGTAACTGTAGGGCACGTATTTGACGCCGAATGCATCCTCAACAAACGTCCACGAAAG GGGAAGTTTGAGTATTTGGTGAAGTGGAGAGGGTGGTCGTCAAA aCATAACAGTTGGGAGCCTGAAGAGAATATTCTGGACCCCAGATTACTGGCTGCCTTCCACAAGAG AGCACAAGAGAGGGAGCTACTCTTCCGTAAGAGAGGGAAGAGGCCAAGGGGACGTCCACGGAAAATTCTG gAACCAGAACCAACTGAAACCAAATCTGaccgctcctcctcctcttcatccggcctgtcctcctctccctcctcctcttcctcagaagaagaagaagaagaagaggaagaccacaggaaGAAGGCCAAACCAGGTCCTCGCCTCCGCAACCTCTACCCCGTCCCCCAGAAGAGGCCCCAGATTGTTGTGGCCAAAAATGAGCCCGCCCGGAAAAAGCGCGGGAGAAAACCGCTGCTCCCCGAGCTGAGGGCTTTGAGACAGGCAAAGACCCGGCCGCCCCTCCCGCCCCCTTCTCCTTCTCGCCACCAGCAGGTCCTCAGGCCCCCCCGCGAGCCCTTCAAAGAGGAACCCAGAGGGGGGGTGAAGAAGCCTCTACAGCCAGCCAGTTTCACCTACACTGGCCTGAGCTCCAGCCGGGGCTCCAGAGAGGAGGTGGCACACCAGGTGGCTGCTGGAGGGGCCTTCTACCAGGCAGGGGCCTCCAAACCTGGGCAGCTGAACTCCATTTGGTCAGGTCGCTCCATGTCGACCAACACCcccaccccatcctctccatcctcctcttcctctctcagcaGACCTCCCCCGCCTTACAGTAAGGGCTGGTCAGATCTGAagcgctccctctctgtctccgaCGCCAGCAGCAGCAATGGCAGAGCAGAAGGGTTCAAAGTGGCTTCCTCTCTAAAACTAGGGATGTCTACATCCACACTCTGTCTCCACAGCTCCAAGACCTCCAGTGGGTGTGGGGGCTCTTCAACGGCATGTAGCCCAGCTCAGCACTTCCCAGCTGGgcagaggaggcagcaggagggcCCAGGAGGTCAGGCAGGGATGGTGGTTCAGCAGCAGGGAGCCAagcccccctcctctacccctccctcggCCAGAGACCGCATCAGTCAGGCCCTCAGCCTCCGAGCTCTCAACCTGCAGAGTGTCAAAAGAATTGCGCCCGGCAATGGTCCCCAGGGAAACGGGACCTCCAGCACCACTGGAGTTGCAGTTTCGAGGTTGAGCCTGAGAAGCAGTGTTAAAGAGACACACACCTCGTCTGGGCTGAACCAGGGCCTGGTGTCGGGAGGGTTAGGGGGAGGGGCACTGCACTCTGGAAGCGTGCCACCAGCCAGagttgagagggtggagagagggaaggacactggggcagagacggagagagagatggacaacaAGGGACCAGGGGGTGTAGGGAgggggaatggaagggtggagaAAGGGGGGAGTGTACAGGCACAGGGAGGCGTGTCCACGGCCCGCAGAGGCAGAGCTAACggggggagacaggaggacaggaagTCAGGACAGAGCCTTACCGTTAATGAGCGGAACTCCCGGACCCTTAACGAGCTCAGCACGGGTGACTCAGATGACACCAGCAGCAGCGAATCAGAAGAGTGTGACTCCCCCTAtcccgacaacaacaacaacagggcccGCCTTGTCTCTatggagatggaaacagagacgGACTGGCGGCCGGCGCGGAGCCTTCTAGAGCACGTGTTCGTCACGGATGTCACCGCCAACTTCGTCACGGTAACAGTGAAGGAGTCGCCGACCAGCGTGGGGTTCTTCAACGTCCGCAATCACTAA